From the genome of Denticeps clupeoides chromosome 4, fDenClu1.1, whole genome shotgun sequence, one region includes:
- the tbc1d1 gene encoding TBC1 domain family member 1 isoform X6, which produces MKAQGWHIPSLLTWVSKVPEIISTLRQASRSSARQEEETAAAATLISSSGGGDNSDIAAVTVNAATFAKKFEVLFCGRVTVAQRNAPPSLIDECIEKFSRASGGVGALAAGFRRALSLQTAVNGVPTGKGTAENSEARRSKGGQFFQRDPSFPSLQALDENGLSPQLHKKGPNRACGVQPTSIKENRTMLFTVGRSQIFLVSPDSKTVAMEKSFREISFCSQGIKHVDHFGFICRESTENSSCQYVCYVFQCTDESLVDEIMLTLKQAFSVAALQQNSLAQRQHCEKCPMQTLHRVCEKIEGLQPSKAKLELQKHLSSLDSQEQASVLDSTMKARPKSDQEENELLVSCLRKIYEERQKIHIHMTSSDCKEASHTEDVCTEGNLSGSRLRLEQLKNRAKRSLAESLEGIWKSNSKSKTPRENGEEEKPSDSSLSITSQDLSLDESFPSLPCSPLRSHNSTGDLKHLDSSASLEDYQKPLLRRRASTISHSPGLSVSSSSSPRQELTAATKPKLVRHYSVSTDNPHQSKLLSGNSSSTPVLCSSSSSSPSLHFVKPVKLPISRGDLHTQRSAKRSLGGFRARLHSSSSVPNFLKFLAPVKENEDEPQRQSDVAAISSPAAMYVVGESSPLRYHRHSWRQQIFLRVATPQKSTDPADRANSPLDVGGRMTQGVGLSGSGVGADVQLGAVPEEKRKRCGTELRDLWKKAILQQILLLRMERENQKLQASESDLQSRRLKLDYEEITPCLKDVTLVWESMLGTSGRAKIKFDTEKIHSAVGQGVPRQHRGEIWKFLSEQYLLRQQVPSRAPCIDTPYKELLKQLTSQQHAILIDLGRTFPTHPYFSAQLGAGQLSLYNLLKAYSLLDPEVGYCQGLSFVAGVLLLHMSEEEAFNMLKFLMFDMGLRKQYRPDMIILQIQMYQLSRLLHDYHRELYSHLELHEIGPSLYAAPWFLTAFASHFPLGFVARVFDMLFLQGSEVIFKVALSLLGSHKPLILQHENLESIVDFIKTTLPNLGLVQMEKTINQVFEMDISKQLQAYEVEYHVLQDELVDHPSTLNESQRAAQLEKTNGSLRQQNIDLLEELQVAHAKIHWLESRVSTLVRSESVLQKQVCSLQEDNTCLQATIAQLQTQLLSLGIPPDMGPGEEKQGRLPDQSCKRDQRNL; this is translated from the exons GTTCCCGAGATCATCAGTACTCTGCGCCAGGCCAGTAGAAGCTCCGCCCGGCAAGAGGAGgagactgcagcagcagctacCTTAATCTCTAGTAGTGGGGGTGGTGATAACAGTGACATCGCTGCAGTGACTGTGAATGCTGCCACTTTTGCCAAGAAATTTGAGGTGCTTTTCTGTGGCAGAGTGACTGTTGCACAGCGAAATGCCCCTCCCTCACTCATTGACGAGTGCATAGAGAAGTTCAGCCGTGCCAGTGGAGGGGTGGGCGCACTGGCCGCCGGTTTTAGGCGTGCCTTGTCTCTCCAGACGGCTGTGAATGGCGTGCCGACTGGCAAAGGCACTGCTGAGAACTCTGAAGCCAGAAGAAGCAAAGGGGGGCAGTTTTTCCAACGAGATCCCAGCTTCCCTTCACTTCAGGCGCTGGATGAGAATGGCCTGTCACCACAGCTGCATAAGAAGGGGCCCAACAGAGCCTGCGGTGTCCAGCCAACGAGCATCAAGGAGAACCGCACCATGCTGTTTACG gTGGGAAGGTCACAGATCTTTTTGGTGAGTCCCGACAGTAAGACAGTTGCAATGGAAAAGAGCTTCAGGGAAATCTCCTTCTGTTCTCAG GGGATCAAACATGTCGATCACTTTGGCTTCATCTGTCGAGAATCAACTGAGAACAGCAGCTGTCAGTATGTGTGCTATGTGTTTCAGTGTACTGATGAGTCTCTG GTGGATGAGATCATGCTGACTCTAAAGCAGGCTTTCTCAGTGGCGGCCCTGCAGCAGAATTCATTGGCCCAGAGACAACattgtgaaaaatgcccaatgCAGACACTTCACAGAGTTTGTGAGAAGATAGAGG GTCTCCAACCCTCAAAAGCAAAGCTGGAACTCCAGAAGCACTTGTCTTCGCTGGATAGTCAGGAGCAGGCCTCCGTATTAGACAGCACCATG AAAGCTCGACCAAAATCAGACCAGGAAGAGAATGAGTTGCTGGTGTCCTGCCTGAGGAAAATTTATGAAGAAAGACAGAAGATTCACATTCACATGACCAGCAGTGACTGTAAAGAG gCTTCACACACAGAGGATGTTTGTACTGAGGGCAATCTAAGTGGCAGCCGGCTGCGTCTGGAACAACTGAAGAATCGGGCGAAGAGATCCCTAGCAGAGTCATTAGAAGGAATCTGGAAG TCCAACAGTAAATCTAAGACACCTAGAGAAAATGGTGAGGAAGAGAAGCCCTCAGACTCTTCCCTCAGCATCACAAGCCAG GACCTATCACTGGATGAATCGTTTCCTAGTCTTCCTTGTAGCCCACTTCGTTCCCATAACTCCACAGGGGACCTGAAGCATCTGGACTCATCAGCTTCACTGGAGGATTACCAGAAGCCTCTACTACGAAGAAGGGCTAGCACCATCAGTCACTCCCCTGGCCTCTCAGTCTCCAGTTCATCGTCACCTCGTCAGGAGCTCACTGCGGCCACAAAGCCCAAGCTTGTCAGACACTACTCCGTCAGCACTGACAACCCACACCAGAGCAA GTTGCTGAGTGGCAATTCTAGCAGCACCCCTGTCCtttgctcctcttcctcatcttcccCATCTCTTCACTTCGTAAAGCCTGTCAAACTGCCGATTTCCAGGGGTGACCTCCACACCCAACGCTCAGCTAAACGCAG TCTGGGTGGTTTCAGAGCAAGGCTGCATTCCTCCTCTTCTGTTCCCAATTTCCTGAAGTTTCTGGCTCCTGTGAAAGAGAATGAAGATGAGCCCCAAAGACAGAG tgATGTAGCGGCCATTTCCAGCCCTGCTGCAATGTATGTGGTGGGTGAATCTAGTCCACTACGTTACCACCGCCACTCCTGGAGACAACAGATCTTCCTCAGAGTTGCCACTCCTCAGAAGAGCACAGACCCAGCAG ACAGGGCCAACTCTCCTCTGGATGTAGGCGGCCGAATGACCCAGGGCGTTGGATTGTCTGGCAGCGGGGTCGGTGCTGATGTGCAGCTGGGAGCCGTTCCTGAAGAGAAGAGGAAACGGTGTGGCACAGAACTGCGAGACCTCTGGAAAAAAGCCATTCTGCAGCAAATACTGTTGCtgaggatggagagagagaaccaaAAATTGCAGG CATCTGAGAGTGATTTGCAAAGTCGGCGCCTGAAGTTGGACTATGAAGAGATCACACCCTGTCTGAAGGATGTCACCCTGGTGTGGGAAAGCATGCTGGGTACTTCTGGGAGAGCGAAGATCAAATTTGACACAGAGAAGATCCACTCAGCTGTTGGACAGG GAGTGCCACGTCAGCACCGGGGAGAGATCTGGAAGTTTCTGTCAGAGCAGTACCTTCTGAGGCAACAGGTCCCCAGCCGAGCACCCTGTATCGACACACCATACAAGGAGCTCCTGAAACAGCTCACCTCTCAGCAGCATGCAATTCTTATAGACCTgg GACGCACTTTCCCGACACACCCGTATTTTTCTGCCCAACTTGGTGCAGGGCAACTCTCTCTGTATAACCTCCTGAAGGCTTACTCCCTGCTGGACCCAGAAGTGGGCTACTGCCAGGGTCTGAGCTTCGTGGCGGGTGTGCTGCTCCTACACATGAGTGAGGAGGAAGCCTTCAACATGCTGAAGTTCCTCATGTTTGATATGGGCCTCCGAAAGCAGTACCGGCCTGACATGATCATACTCCAG atTCAGATGTACCAGTTGTCTCGGCTGTTGCATGACTACCACAGGGAATTGTACAGCCATCTGGAGCTGCACGAGATCGGGCCCAGTCTCTATGCTGCTCCCTGGTTCCTCACTGCATTTGCATCCCACTTTCCACTGGGGTTTGTAGCCAGAGTCTTCG ATATGCTTTTCTTGCAAGGATCTGAGGTCATCTTTAAGGTTGCTCTGAGCCTGCTTGGCAGTCACAAGCCTTTGATCCTGCAGCACGAAAATCTGGAGTCCATTGTGGATTTCATTAAGACTACGCTTCCTAATCTTGGACTGGTGCAGATGGAGAAGACAATAAATCAG GTGTTTGAGATGGACATCAGTAAACAGCTGCAGGCATATGAGGTTGAGTACCACGTCCTACAGGATGAGTTAGTTGATCACCCCTCTACCCTCAATGAATCCCAGCGAGCCGCACAGCTGGAGAAGACCAATGGCAGCCTGCGACAGCAAAACATCGACCTGCTAGAAGAGCTGCAG GTGGCCCATGCAAAGATCCACTGGCTTGAGTCTCGAGTCTCCACTTTGGTGAGGAGTGAAAGTGTTCTTCAGAAGCAAGTTTGCTCTCTGCAGGAGGACAACACCTGCCTGCAGGCCACCATAGCCCAGCTTCAGACTCAGCTCCTGAGCCTTGGCATTCCACCGGATATGGGCCCTGGAGAGGAGAAGCAGGGTCGGCTCCCAGACCAAAGCTGCAAACGTGACCAGAGGAACCTGTAA
- the tbc1d1 gene encoding TBC1 domain family member 1 isoform X5, whose translation MSLEGMKARFQKLIVLRRDARPEAQSVPEIISTLRQASRSSARQEEETAAAATLISSSGGGDNSDIAAVTVNAATFAKKFEVLFCGRVTVAQRNAPPSLIDECIEKFSRASGGVGALAAGFRRALSLQTAVNGVPTGKGTAENSEARRSKGGQFFQRDPSFPSLQALDENGLSPQLHKKGPNRACGVQPTSIKENRTMLFTVGRSQIFLVSPDSKTVAMEKSFREISFCSQGIKHVDHFGFICRESTENSSCQYVCYVFQCTDESLVDEIMLTLKQAFSVAALQQNSLAQRQHCEKCPMQTLHRVCEKIEGLQPSKAKLELQKHLSSLDSQEQASVLDSTMKARPKSDQEENELLVSCLRKIYEERQKIHIHMTSSDCKEASHTEDVCTEGNLSGSRLRLEQLKNRAKRSLAESLEGIWKSNSKSKTPRENGEEEKPSDSSLSITSQDLSLDESFPSLPCSPLRSHNSTGDLKHLDSSASLEDYQKPLLRRRASTISHSPGLSVSSSSSPRQELTAATKPKLVRHYSVSTDNPHQSKLLSGNSSSTPVLCSSSSSSPSLHFVKPVKLPISRGDLHTQRSAKRSLGGFRARLHSSSSVPNFLKFLAPVKENEDEPQRQSDVAAISSPAAMYVVGESSPLRYHRHSWRQQIFLRVATPQKSTDPADRANSPLDVGGRMTQGVGLSGSGVGADVQLGAVPEEKRKRCGTELRDLWKKAILQQILLLRMERENQKLQASESDLQSRRLKLDYEEITPCLKDVTLVWESMLGTSGRAKIKFDTEKIHSAVGQGVPRQHRGEIWKFLSEQYLLRQQVPSRAPCIDTPYKELLKQLTSQQHAILIDLGRTFPTHPYFSAQLGAGQLSLYNLLKAYSLLDPEVGYCQGLSFVAGVLLLHMSEEEAFNMLKFLMFDMGLRKQYRPDMIILQIQMYQLSRLLHDYHRELYSHLELHEIGPSLYAAPWFLTAFASHFPLGFVARVFDMLFLQGSEVIFKVALSLLGSHKPLILQHENLESIVDFIKTTLPNLGLVQMEKTINQVFEMDISKQLQAYEVEYHVLQDELVDHPSTLNESQRAAQLEKTNGSLRQQNIDLLEELQVAHAKIHWLESRVSTLVRSESVLQKQVCSLQEDNTCLQATIAQLQTQLLSLGIPPDMGPGEEKQGRLPDQSCKRDQRNL comes from the exons GTTCCCGAGATCATCAGTACTCTGCGCCAGGCCAGTAGAAGCTCCGCCCGGCAAGAGGAGgagactgcagcagcagctacCTTAATCTCTAGTAGTGGGGGTGGTGATAACAGTGACATCGCTGCAGTGACTGTGAATGCTGCCACTTTTGCCAAGAAATTTGAGGTGCTTTTCTGTGGCAGAGTGACTGTTGCACAGCGAAATGCCCCTCCCTCACTCATTGACGAGTGCATAGAGAAGTTCAGCCGTGCCAGTGGAGGGGTGGGCGCACTGGCCGCCGGTTTTAGGCGTGCCTTGTCTCTCCAGACGGCTGTGAATGGCGTGCCGACTGGCAAAGGCACTGCTGAGAACTCTGAAGCCAGAAGAAGCAAAGGGGGGCAGTTTTTCCAACGAGATCCCAGCTTCCCTTCACTTCAGGCGCTGGATGAGAATGGCCTGTCACCACAGCTGCATAAGAAGGGGCCCAACAGAGCCTGCGGTGTCCAGCCAACGAGCATCAAGGAGAACCGCACCATGCTGTTTACG gTGGGAAGGTCACAGATCTTTTTGGTGAGTCCCGACAGTAAGACAGTTGCAATGGAAAAGAGCTTCAGGGAAATCTCCTTCTGTTCTCAG GGGATCAAACATGTCGATCACTTTGGCTTCATCTGTCGAGAATCAACTGAGAACAGCAGCTGTCAGTATGTGTGCTATGTGTTTCAGTGTACTGATGAGTCTCTG GTGGATGAGATCATGCTGACTCTAAAGCAGGCTTTCTCAGTGGCGGCCCTGCAGCAGAATTCATTGGCCCAGAGACAACattgtgaaaaatgcccaatgCAGACACTTCACAGAGTTTGTGAGAAGATAGAGG GTCTCCAACCCTCAAAAGCAAAGCTGGAACTCCAGAAGCACTTGTCTTCGCTGGATAGTCAGGAGCAGGCCTCCGTATTAGACAGCACCATG AAAGCTCGACCAAAATCAGACCAGGAAGAGAATGAGTTGCTGGTGTCCTGCCTGAGGAAAATTTATGAAGAAAGACAGAAGATTCACATTCACATGACCAGCAGTGACTGTAAAGAG gCTTCACACACAGAGGATGTTTGTACTGAGGGCAATCTAAGTGGCAGCCGGCTGCGTCTGGAACAACTGAAGAATCGGGCGAAGAGATCCCTAGCAGAGTCATTAGAAGGAATCTGGAAG TCCAACAGTAAATCTAAGACACCTAGAGAAAATGGTGAGGAAGAGAAGCCCTCAGACTCTTCCCTCAGCATCACAAGCCAG GACCTATCACTGGATGAATCGTTTCCTAGTCTTCCTTGTAGCCCACTTCGTTCCCATAACTCCACAGGGGACCTGAAGCATCTGGACTCATCAGCTTCACTGGAGGATTACCAGAAGCCTCTACTACGAAGAAGGGCTAGCACCATCAGTCACTCCCCTGGCCTCTCAGTCTCCAGTTCATCGTCACCTCGTCAGGAGCTCACTGCGGCCACAAAGCCCAAGCTTGTCAGACACTACTCCGTCAGCACTGACAACCCACACCAGAGCAA GTTGCTGAGTGGCAATTCTAGCAGCACCCCTGTCCtttgctcctcttcctcatcttcccCATCTCTTCACTTCGTAAAGCCTGTCAAACTGCCGATTTCCAGGGGTGACCTCCACACCCAACGCTCAGCTAAACGCAG TCTGGGTGGTTTCAGAGCAAGGCTGCATTCCTCCTCTTCTGTTCCCAATTTCCTGAAGTTTCTGGCTCCTGTGAAAGAGAATGAAGATGAGCCCCAAAGACAGAG tgATGTAGCGGCCATTTCCAGCCCTGCTGCAATGTATGTGGTGGGTGAATCTAGTCCACTACGTTACCACCGCCACTCCTGGAGACAACAGATCTTCCTCAGAGTTGCCACTCCTCAGAAGAGCACAGACCCAGCAG ACAGGGCCAACTCTCCTCTGGATGTAGGCGGCCGAATGACCCAGGGCGTTGGATTGTCTGGCAGCGGGGTCGGTGCTGATGTGCAGCTGGGAGCCGTTCCTGAAGAGAAGAGGAAACGGTGTGGCACAGAACTGCGAGACCTCTGGAAAAAAGCCATTCTGCAGCAAATACTGTTGCtgaggatggagagagagaaccaaAAATTGCAGG CATCTGAGAGTGATTTGCAAAGTCGGCGCCTGAAGTTGGACTATGAAGAGATCACACCCTGTCTGAAGGATGTCACCCTGGTGTGGGAAAGCATGCTGGGTACTTCTGGGAGAGCGAAGATCAAATTTGACACAGAGAAGATCCACTCAGCTGTTGGACAGG GAGTGCCACGTCAGCACCGGGGAGAGATCTGGAAGTTTCTGTCAGAGCAGTACCTTCTGAGGCAACAGGTCCCCAGCCGAGCACCCTGTATCGACACACCATACAAGGAGCTCCTGAAACAGCTCACCTCTCAGCAGCATGCAATTCTTATAGACCTgg GACGCACTTTCCCGACACACCCGTATTTTTCTGCCCAACTTGGTGCAGGGCAACTCTCTCTGTATAACCTCCTGAAGGCTTACTCCCTGCTGGACCCAGAAGTGGGCTACTGCCAGGGTCTGAGCTTCGTGGCGGGTGTGCTGCTCCTACACATGAGTGAGGAGGAAGCCTTCAACATGCTGAAGTTCCTCATGTTTGATATGGGCCTCCGAAAGCAGTACCGGCCTGACATGATCATACTCCAG atTCAGATGTACCAGTTGTCTCGGCTGTTGCATGACTACCACAGGGAATTGTACAGCCATCTGGAGCTGCACGAGATCGGGCCCAGTCTCTATGCTGCTCCCTGGTTCCTCACTGCATTTGCATCCCACTTTCCACTGGGGTTTGTAGCCAGAGTCTTCG ATATGCTTTTCTTGCAAGGATCTGAGGTCATCTTTAAGGTTGCTCTGAGCCTGCTTGGCAGTCACAAGCCTTTGATCCTGCAGCACGAAAATCTGGAGTCCATTGTGGATTTCATTAAGACTACGCTTCCTAATCTTGGACTGGTGCAGATGGAGAAGACAATAAATCAG GTGTTTGAGATGGACATCAGTAAACAGCTGCAGGCATATGAGGTTGAGTACCACGTCCTACAGGATGAGTTAGTTGATCACCCCTCTACCCTCAATGAATCCCAGCGAGCCGCACAGCTGGAGAAGACCAATGGCAGCCTGCGACAGCAAAACATCGACCTGCTAGAAGAGCTGCAG GTGGCCCATGCAAAGATCCACTGGCTTGAGTCTCGAGTCTCCACTTTGGTGAGGAGTGAAAGTGTTCTTCAGAAGCAAGTTTGCTCTCTGCAGGAGGACAACACCTGCCTGCAGGCCACCATAGCCCAGCTTCAGACTCAGCTCCTGAGCCTTGGCATTCCACCGGATATGGGCCCTGGAGAGGAGAAGCAGGGTCGGCTCCCAGACCAAAGCTGCAAACGTGACCAGAGGAACCTGTAA